Proteins encoded in a region of the Coffea eugenioides isolate CCC68of chromosome 4, Ceug_1.0, whole genome shotgun sequence genome:
- the LOC113768226 gene encoding (-)-germacrene D synthase-like: protein MHEKHQNWEGNDHIYTAALCFRILRQEGFRISSEIFKKFLNAEGKFGECLVNDVPGMLALYEAAHLRTHGDNILDDALAFTSNHLQSCKLSSPVAELVSHALMQPYWRGLPRLEAKHYIDMYENFPSHNTTLLMLAKLDFNMLQSQHKEELQEISLWWKELDFARKLPFARDRMVEGYFWIVGVYFEPQYALARKIMSKVLAITSIIDDIYDAYGTYEEIQIFTEAIERWNFGCMKQLPDYMKICYQALLDLFEEIEEEMAKKGSSYRTYYAKEALKLLARAYFVEAKWLRQGYIPTVEEYMRIGLASCGYTTLTIISFLGMGDIVTKESFDWASNDPDIIRAASIICRLRDDIVGHKFEQERPHIASAVECYMKQHGVTEQQASGELYRQIEDSWKLVNQQLLKPSTTGFDAAEFVPPRAVLLRVVNLARVIDVAYKHNDEYTHVGEVMRSYVTSMFIEPVPV, encoded by the exons ATGCATGAGAAACATCAGAATTGGGAGGGCAATGACCACATCTACACTGCTGCTCTCTGTTTTCGAATTCTAAGACAAGAGGGATTCAGAATTTCATCAG AAATATTCAAGAAATTCCTGAATGCTGAAGGTAAGTTTGGAGAATGTTTGGTTAATGATGTACCGGGCATGCTTGCACTTTATGAAGCTGCTCATCTCAGAACGCACGGGGATAATATTTTAGATGATGCCCTGGCCTTTACCAGTAATCATCTTCAGTCTTGCAAGTTAAGCAGTCCAGTTGCTGAGCTAGTAAGTCACGCACTAATGCAGCCTTATTGGAGGGGTTTACCAAGATTAGAGGCCAAACATTACATAGACATGTATGAAAATTTTCCTTCACATAATACAACTTTACTAATGCTCGCTAAGCTGGACTTTAACATGCTACAATCTCAGCACAAGGAAGAGCTACAAGAAATTTCCTT GTGGTGGAAAGAACTAGACTTTGCAAGAAAGCTTCCATTCGCTAGAGATCGAATGGTTGAGGGCTATTTCTGGATCGTGGGAGTATATTTTGAGCCTCAATATGCTCTCGCTAGAAAGATTATGTCCAAGGTTTTAGCCATTACATCCATAATAGATGATATTTATGATGCTTACGGGACATACGAAGAAATTCAAATCTTCACAGAAGCAATTGAGAG ATGGAACTTTGGCTGCATGAAACAACTCCCAGATTATATGAAGATTTGTTACCAAGCACTCTTGGATTTGTTTGAAGAAATTGAGGAAGAAATGGCCAAGAAAGGAAGTTCATATCGAACATATTACGCCAAGGAAGCA CTGAAGTTGCTGGCTCGTGCCTATTTTGTTGAGGCCAAGTGGCTGCGTCAAGGGTACATACCAACCGTGGAGGAATATATGCGAATTGGATTGGCTTCCTGTGGATACACCACTCTTACGATAATATCCTTCCTAGGCATGGGGGATATTGTCACGAAGGAGAGCTTCGATTGGGCATCAAATGACCCTGATATCATAAGAGCTGCATCAATCATTTGCAGGCTTCGGGATGACATTGTGGGGCACAAG TTTGAACAAGAAAGGCCGCACATTGCTTCAGCGGTGGAATGCTACATGAAGCAACACGGTGTAACAGAGCAGCAAGCATCCGGGGAACTTTACCGACAAATCGAGGATTCGTGGAAGCTCGTGAACCAACAACTCCTTAAACCTAGTACTACTGGTTTTGATGCAGCAGAATTTGTTCCTCCCAGGGCTGTCCTCCTTCGAGTTGTCAACTTGGCACGTGTGATAGATGTTGCTTATAAGCACAATGACGAGTACACACACGTGGGAGAAGTCATGCGAAGTTACGTTACTTCGATGTTCATTGAGCCCGTTCCCGTATAA